The following are encoded in a window of Roseivirga misakiensis genomic DNA:
- a CDS encoding TolC family protein gives MKKVIILLLATFCLSQTSISQEKRVLTLEEVIELARTQSRNAKQAETSRNLGYWSFNVYSSQLRPQLLLRGTLPNITDRATPVTQENGEIDFVSVNQNNSNLSLGLEQVLPWTNTTIALETNLARFDNYTTDITRYQGDPFGITLTQPLFNVNPFKWDKITEPLEYEQSKRQYVQSLESTSQRAAQLFFQVLEEQMNLQIEEQNEAASDTINKVEQGRYNIGTSTEDEVLQTQLDLITAQSGAQQARLDLQTSSLELRNFINITDDVQLELIPPADVPNLAIDYETALQYAKDNRAEYLDFKLDRLNAERQVAEARALRFSATVRASFGYNSISTDALRGVYRDDNLATGSTFRLDFALPILDGGRNKARMRVAREQLQLAEFNIEQGQITFEQEIAIAVRNFQQIRSQIEIALKRQEIALKRFEITNGRYLAGKVDILALVNARTTKDSALRSYITALRQYWNAYYELRALTLYDFEESKLLYNPLLDYDPKTNTMVEKTK, from the coding sequence ATGAAAAAGGTCATTATTCTTTTATTGGCAACTTTTTGCCTCTCTCAAACATCAATTTCTCAAGAAAAAAGAGTGTTAACACTTGAGGAAGTTATTGAGTTGGCTCGAACGCAGTCGAGAAATGCCAAGCAAGCAGAGACAAGTAGAAATTTAGGTTATTGGAGCTTTAATGTTTACAGTTCTCAATTGAGACCACAACTTTTACTGAGAGGTACTTTGCCGAATATAACCGATAGAGCAACTCCGGTCACCCAAGAGAATGGTGAAATTGATTTCGTTTCGGTAAATCAGAACAATTCAAATTTAAGTCTTGGTTTAGAACAAGTGCTACCTTGGACAAACACCACTATTGCCCTTGAAACCAACTTAGCTCGATTTGATAACTATACAACGGATATTACAAGGTACCAAGGTGACCCTTTTGGAATAACTTTGACTCAACCATTATTCAATGTAAATCCGTTCAAATGGGACAAGATAACGGAACCACTTGAGTATGAGCAGTCGAAACGTCAGTATGTTCAAAGCTTAGAATCTACCTCTCAAAGAGCAGCTCAGTTGTTTTTTCAAGTTCTGGAAGAGCAAATGAACTTACAAATTGAAGAGCAAAATGAAGCAGCCAGTGATACAATTAACAAAGTTGAACAGGGTAGATACAATATAGGTACATCCACTGAAGATGAGGTGCTTCAAACTCAATTGGACTTGATTACTGCACAAAGTGGTGCACAACAGGCAAGGCTAGACCTTCAAACAAGTTCACTTGAACTTAGAAACTTCATTAACATCACTGATGACGTACAGTTAGAGTTGATACCACCTGCTGATGTTCCCAACCTTGCAATTGATTACGAAACTGCTTTACAATATGCTAAAGATAATCGAGCAGAGTACCTTGATTTTAAATTGGACCGATTAAATGCGGAACGTCAAGTGGCTGAAGCCAGAGCCTTAAGGTTTAGTGCTACAGTAAGAGCTTCATTCGGCTATAACAGTATTTCAACCGATGCGCTCAGAGGTGTTTATAGAGATGATAATTTGGCTACTGGTTCTACTTTTAGATTGGATTTTGCTTTACCTATTTTGGATGGTGGTAGAAATAAAGCTAGGATGAGAGTGGCGAGAGAGCAATTGCAATTGGCTGAGTTTAATATCGAACAAGGTCAAATTACATTTGAGCAAGAGATTGCAATTGCAGTTAGAAATTTTCAACAGATTAGAAGTCAAATAGAAATAGCACTTAAAAGACAAGAAATCGCATTGAAGCGTTTCGAAATTACCAACGGAAGATATTTAGCAGGTAAGGTTGATATTCTTGCTCTAGTAAATGCCAGAACAACAAAGGATTCAGCACTTAGAAGTTATATCACTGCATTGCGTCAATACTGGAATGCTTATTATGAACTAAGAGCTTTGACTTTATATGATTTTGAGGAGAGTAAACTTTTATATAATCCATTGTTAGATTACGATCCAAAGACCAACACAATGGTTGAAAAAACTAAATGA
- the purB gene encoding adenylosuccinate lyase, protein MELNSLTAVSPVDGRYRRVTSTLGEYFSEYALIKYRVEVEIEYFIALCEKPLPQLAGVDNGLFDSLRNIYKEFSEADARSIKEIEKTTNHDVKAVEYFIKDKFDSLGLADFKEFIHFGLTSQDINNTSVPLSLKRGLHEVIEPTLLEVNELLKEMSELWATVPMLAKTHGQPASPTRLGKEIAVFKARIDEQLVMLGDVPFAAKFGGATGNFNAHHVAYPNEDWIAFGDHFVSEYLGLKRSNPTTQIEHYDHLAALFDAIKRINTILIDFSRDIWQYVSMGYFKQKIKAGEVGSSAMPHKVNPIDFENAEGNLGIANAIFEHLSAKLPISRLQRDLTDSTVLRNVGVPLGHTLIALRSLIKGIGKLELNESAINADLEDNWAVVSEAIQTILRREGYPKPYEALKALTRTGDRITADTIKAFIETLNVSDEVKNELSVITPFNYTGQ, encoded by the coding sequence ATGGAATTAAATAGTTTAACAGCCGTTTCACCAGTTGATGGTCGATATAGAAGAGTTACTTCAACTTTAGGTGAATATTTCTCGGAATACGCACTCATAAAATATAGAGTAGAGGTAGAAATTGAGTATTTCATCGCGCTTTGCGAAAAACCATTGCCACAACTTGCTGGTGTAGATAACGGCCTTTTCGATTCTTTGAGGAATATTTATAAAGAGTTCTCTGAGGCTGACGCTCGATCGATCAAAGAAATCGAAAAAACAACTAACCATGATGTCAAAGCTGTTGAGTACTTTATCAAAGACAAGTTTGACAGCTTAGGCCTCGCTGACTTTAAAGAATTCATTCATTTTGGCCTTACTTCACAAGATATTAACAATACTTCCGTACCACTTTCATTGAAAAGAGGTTTACATGAGGTCATTGAGCCTACTTTATTAGAAGTAAATGAGTTACTCAAAGAAATGTCTGAGCTATGGGCAACTGTTCCTATGTTGGCCAAAACCCACGGCCAGCCGGCTTCTCCCACCCGCTTGGGGAAAGAAATTGCTGTTTTCAAGGCGAGAATTGATGAGCAGTTAGTAATGCTTGGCGATGTACCATTTGCTGCAAAGTTTGGTGGAGCTACTGGAAACTTTAACGCCCATCATGTGGCCTACCCAAATGAAGACTGGATTGCCTTTGGTGATCATTTTGTAAGTGAATATTTGGGCCTAAAGCGTAGTAACCCAACAACGCAAATTGAGCATTACGATCACTTGGCAGCACTTTTCGATGCGATAAAAAGGATTAACACTATTCTCATCGATTTTTCAAGAGATATTTGGCAATATGTATCAATGGGCTATTTCAAGCAGAAGATTAAAGCGGGTGAAGTCGGTTCTTCTGCTATGCCCCATAAGGTGAATCCTATTGACTTTGAAAACGCCGAAGGTAATCTCGGCATTGCCAACGCAATTTTTGAACACCTATCGGCTAAGTTGCCCATATCAAGACTACAAAGAGATTTGACGGACTCAACTGTTTTAAGAAATGTAGGCGTGCCACTAGGTCATACACTGATCGCACTCCGATCGCTCATTAAGGGCATTGGTAAACTTGAACTTAATGAATCCGCTATTAATGCCGATTTGGAAGATAACTGGGCGGTGGTTTCAGAAGCCATTCAGACAATTTTAAGAAGGGAGGGATACCCTAAACCTTATGAGGCTTTGAAGGCGCTTACAAGAACGGGGGATAGAATTACTGCCGATACTATAAAAGCGTTCATCGAAACCTTAAATGTATCTGACGAAGTCAAGAATGAGTTAAGCGTTATTACGCCTTTCAATTATACAGGACAATAA
- a CDS encoding ferredoxin--NADP reductase gives MAFGLFKKKQDKVPEVKTGFLNLKVKDVIHETADAVSIHFEHPDDRRVEYKSGQFLTVIVDVNGKEERRAYSLCTSPHVDDNPAVTVKRVDGGIVSNYLNDHVKAGDTMKLMEPNGNFVTTIDSNQTRHVVLLGGGSGITPLMSLAKSILDQESNSKVTLVYANRNVESIIFKEGLKEMESNDNFNVVHILETPNAEVSSHEGYLTQEIIKEVLDNLGEEASEFFICGPTPMMDVAISSLEALGIASSKIRKESFVSTASEKKEETADSDELIAREVTIIYDGEEYKYTVEPDETILEKGLDEDVDLPFSCQSGLCTACRGKCLSGKVKMDEDEGLSEAELDEGYVLPCVGHPLTDDVVIEIG, from the coding sequence ATGGCATTTGGTTTATTTAAGAAGAAGCAAGATAAAGTACCTGAAGTGAAAACGGGTTTTTTAAACCTGAAAGTAAAAGATGTGATTCACGAAACAGCCGATGCTGTAAGTATTCACTTTGAACACCCAGACGACAGAAGAGTCGAATACAAGTCAGGTCAGTTTCTGACAGTCATTGTTGATGTAAATGGTAAGGAAGAAAGACGTGCCTACTCTCTTTGTACATCACCGCATGTAGATGATAATCCTGCTGTAACCGTGAAGCGTGTGGATGGCGGAATCGTCTCAAACTACTTGAATGATCATGTTAAGGCAGGAGATACCATGAAGCTAATGGAGCCAAATGGTAATTTTGTGACGACAATCGATAGTAATCAAACAAGACATGTCGTTTTACTGGGTGGAGGTAGCGGTATTACCCCGTTAATGTCTTTAGCCAAATCTATCCTCGATCAAGAGTCTAATTCAAAGGTCACGTTGGTATACGCAAACAGAAATGTTGAGAGTATAATTTTCAAAGAGGGGTTGAAAGAAATGGAGTCGAATGACAACTTTAACGTTGTGCATATCTTGGAAACTCCAAATGCCGAAGTTTCAAGTCATGAAGGCTACCTAACACAAGAAATTATAAAGGAGGTCCTAGATAATTTGGGTGAAGAAGCTTCAGAATTCTTCATTTGTGGACCAACCCCTATGATGGATGTAGCCATTAGTTCTTTGGAAGCTTTAGGCATTGCGTCCTCAAAAATTAGAAAGGAAAGTTTTGTATCCACTGCGAGTGAAAAGAAAGAAGAAACTGCCGATTCTGATGAGTTAATAGCCAGAGAAGTGACTATCATTTATGATGGCGAAGAATATAAGTATACTGTAGAACCAGATGAAACCATTCTGGAAAAAGGGCTGGATGAAGATGTGGATTTACCTTTCTCATGCCAAAGCGGATTATGTACAGCCTGCCGTGGCAAGTGCTTATCCGGTAAAGTAAAAATGGACGAAGATGAAGGCTTATCAGAAGCCGAACTTGATGAAGGCTATGTACTTCCTTGTGTGGGACATCCGTTGACTGATGATGTAGTGATAGAAATCGGTTAA
- the egtB gene encoding ergothioneine biosynthesis protein EgtB, which yields MKLTTQENTTNNQSLLKRYNECRQITEEICEPLQPEDFVVQPVAEVSPPKWHLAHTTWFFENFILKDHMPEYKIFDDDYHFLFNSYYETEGERWQRSERGFLTRPWVKEVMAYRDYVDEHMAQFISQTTLSKSIIDVLEIGINHEQQHQELLVYDIKHILGINPLFPTYKTPISKSEEVILDQNFLDVAEGIYSIGYAGENFHFDNEEGEHKAFVHAYRIQDRLITAGEYIEFMEAGGYEDFNFWLMEGFEWAKGEKIKAPFYWFKEGGVWKHYTLGGLEEVNPNEPITHINYYEADAFAKWKGKRLPTEFEWEIACRQYEPTIPESANFLDQRSFRPMPRVGNSTQFFGDVWEWTNSAYAPYPFYQKVDGALGEYNGKFMINQMVLRGGSFATMKNHIRHTYRNFFHPNLRWHFTGLRLAETI from the coding sequence ATGAAACTCACCACACAAGAAAATACCACCAATAATCAGAGTTTGTTGAAGCGTTACAACGAGTGTCGTCAGATAACAGAAGAGATTTGTGAGCCGCTACAACCTGAAGATTTTGTGGTACAACCTGTGGCAGAAGTGAGTCCTCCAAAATGGCATTTGGCTCATACTACGTGGTTCTTTGAGAATTTTATATTAAAGGATCACATGCCTGAATACAAAATTTTCGATGACGATTATCACTTCCTTTTTAATAGCTACTATGAAACAGAAGGCGAAAGATGGCAGCGATCGGAAAGAGGGTTTTTAACAAGGCCCTGGGTAAAGGAGGTGATGGCGTATCGCGACTATGTGGATGAGCATATGGCTCAGTTTATTTCTCAAACAACTTTGAGTAAATCCATTATAGACGTTTTAGAAATAGGAATAAACCACGAACAGCAACATCAAGAATTACTTGTTTACGACATCAAGCATATTTTAGGTATTAACCCTTTATTTCCCACTTATAAAACTCCAATATCTAAGTCAGAGGAAGTCATTCTAGATCAAAACTTTTTAGATGTGGCCGAGGGTATTTACTCAATTGGTTATGCTGGCGAGAATTTTCATTTTGATAATGAAGAAGGAGAGCATAAAGCCTTTGTTCATGCCTATAGAATCCAAGATCGGTTGATTACTGCTGGAGAATATATAGAGTTTATGGAAGCTGGAGGTTATGAAGACTTCAACTTCTGGTTAATGGAAGGCTTCGAATGGGCTAAAGGAGAAAAGATTAAGGCCCCATTTTATTGGTTCAAAGAAGGTGGTGTTTGGAAGCATTATACGCTCGGAGGTTTAGAGGAAGTAAATCCTAATGAACCCATCACGCATATAAACTACTATGAGGCAGACGCCTTTGCCAAGTGGAAAGGGAAACGTTTACCAACAGAGTTTGAGTGGGAGATTGCTTGTCGGCAGTATGAACCAACAATACCCGAGTCGGCAAATTTTTTAGATCAAAGGAGTTTCAGACCAATGCCTAGGGTTGGCAATAGCACCCAATTTTTTGGAGACGTTTGGGAATGGACCAACAGCGCATACGCCCCTTATCCCTTTTATCAGAAGGTAGATGGCGCCTTAGGAGAGTATAATGGTAAATTCATGATTAATCAGATGGTACTAAGAGGAGGCTCATTCGCCACCATGAAAAATCACATTCGCCACACTTATCGAAACTTCTTTCACCCCAATTTGCGTTGGCACTTTACAGGCTTAAGACTTGCCGAAACTATTTAA
- the egtD gene encoding L-histidine N(alpha)-methyltransferase, whose product MNDSTEALSAFAEDIRTGLNQFPKTLPSRYFYDQIGDELFQRIMDLDEYYLTRAEFEVFVRQKAEILKAFLGDNDNFRLVELGAGDGTKTKVLLSHFVEQKVDFTYSPIDISGHVLAQLKDDLSAEIPSLKVEPIVGEYFSALKELSGNDSTKEVVLFLGSNIGNFDEASGVEFLKHIGANLAAGDMLLIGFDLMKDPRKILSAYNDREGVTKAFNLNLLTRINSELGANFKIDQFDHFPTYDPLTGETKSHIVSKIKQEVFIEALGESIDFEAWEAIHTEVSQKYSYKMIESFAEEAGFRIVKNFTDSNDYFVDSLWEKV is encoded by the coding sequence ATGAATGACTCCACTGAGGCACTTAGTGCCTTCGCCGAAGATATAAGAACTGGACTAAACCAGTTTCCGAAAACATTGCCTTCAAGATACTTCTATGATCAGATTGGAGATGAGCTTTTCCAAAGAATTATGGATTTGGATGAGTATTATCTGACAAGAGCAGAATTTGAAGTTTTTGTTCGCCAAAAGGCAGAAATACTGAAAGCCTTTTTAGGTGATAACGATAATTTTAGATTGGTAGAATTAGGCGCTGGTGATGGTACAAAGACCAAAGTATTATTGTCGCATTTTGTAGAGCAAAAAGTCGACTTTACTTATTCGCCAATTGATATTTCTGGTCATGTTTTGGCACAACTGAAAGATGATTTAAGTGCCGAAATACCTTCACTAAAAGTAGAACCGATCGTGGGGGAATACTTTAGTGCTTTAAAAGAACTCAGTGGAAACGATAGTACTAAAGAGGTAGTACTATTTTTAGGCTCCAACATAGGAAATTTTGACGAAGCCTCTGGGGTAGAGTTTTTGAAGCATATAGGTGCTAATCTGGCGGCTGGGGATATGCTTTTGATCGGTTTCGATTTGATGAAAGACCCTCGAAAAATACTTTCGGCATACAATGATAGAGAAGGTGTCACGAAAGCCTTTAACTTAAATCTGCTCACCAGAATCAATTCAGAACTTGGCGCAAATTTTAAAATCGACCAATTCGATCACTTTCCTACTTATGATCCGTTGACTGGAGAAACCAAAAGTCATATTGTAAGCAAGATCAAACAGGAAGTATTTATTGAAGCTTTGGGCGAAAGTATCGATTTTGAAGCGTGGGAAGCAATACACACAGAAGTTTCTCAAAAGTATTCCTACAAGATGATCGAATCCTTTGCAGAAGAGGCTGGATTCCGAATTGTGAAAAACTTTACAGATTCCAACGACTATTTTGTGGATTCTCTTTGGGAGAAGGTATAG
- a CDS encoding TIGR03435 family protein → MKKITQFTLLATCFLCMTASPIFAQIVTKNIVKSQIPAGQEISQLTFESIIQGPEKNAFNNDLLKGKVVMLEFWGTWCAPCIKHFPKLNDLATSFSEEGFVIISITDEAEEIVRPFLKRRPLNTWVVSDTDRSVIDDFGVNVFPTTVIIDKNGKVHEYVKIDDIDKDYIKGLIESTSSPEKVSFNLNDASQPKKGVQKIQFKGASSQESKAAPTYSLSITKDSTAKFEGGILGKKMGLIDMKGWSVRKAIANAFNISQTLVEGNEELLNTKLNVKLNMPRHQEELVNMLLKEGLKKELGLTIKPQEKEIELLVLSAPNGLSKYLKAPKSTKGKFSADDGVIAGRHWTLNSLIKNIEATLGESVFDDTQLSERYDYDLYWDHNDPQSINEALKEQLGLVLEKKIKKVESLTVEKAVTKS, encoded by the coding sequence ATGAAAAAAATAACCCAGTTTACCCTTTTAGCTACATGCTTTTTATGCATGACTGCTAGCCCAATCTTTGCTCAGATTGTGACCAAAAACATTGTTAAGAGTCAAATACCAGCAGGACAAGAAATCTCTCAACTGACTTTCGAATCTATTATTCAAGGGCCTGAAAAAAATGCATTCAACAATGACCTTTTGAAAGGAAAGGTAGTGATGCTAGAATTCTGGGGTACTTGGTGCGCGCCTTGCATCAAACATTTTCCAAAGCTCAATGATTTGGCAACTTCATTTTCGGAGGAGGGTTTCGTCATTATTTCTATCACTGATGAAGCTGAAGAAATTGTACGTCCTTTTTTGAAAAGAAGACCTTTGAATACTTGGGTCGTTTCCGATACTGATCGCTCTGTAATTGATGATTTTGGTGTCAATGTTTTTCCAACAACCGTGATTATCGATAAAAATGGAAAAGTCCACGAATACGTTAAAATCGATGATATAGACAAGGATTATATCAAAGGCCTGATAGAATCAACATCATCACCTGAGAAAGTCTCTTTCAATTTGAACGATGCATCTCAACCAAAGAAAGGTGTTCAAAAAATACAGTTTAAAGGTGCTTCCAGTCAGGAATCCAAAGCAGCACCAACGTATAGTCTTTCCATCACAAAAGATTCTACAGCCAAATTTGAAGGCGGCATTTTGGGCAAAAAAATGGGACTGATTGATATGAAGGGATGGAGTGTGAGGAAGGCGATAGCTAACGCCTTTAACATTTCTCAAACTCTGGTTGAGGGCAATGAAGAGCTTCTTAATACCAAGCTCAATGTGAAACTAAACATGCCCCGACATCAAGAGGAGCTAGTTAATATGCTACTAAAGGAAGGCTTGAAAAAAGAGTTGGGCTTAACCATAAAACCCCAAGAAAAGGAGATTGAGCTGCTCGTTTTATCAGCTCCAAATGGTTTATCGAAGTACTTAAAAGCTCCTAAATCTACTAAAGGAAAGTTCAGTGCTGATGACGGAGTCATTGCTGGAAGACATTGGACCCTAAATAGTTTAATAAAAAACATCGAAGCCACGCTGGGTGAAAGCGTCTTTGACGATACTCAATTAAGCGAGCGCTATGACTACGACTTGTATTGGGACCATAATGATCCACAAAGCATTAATGAAGCACTCAAGGAGCAACTTGGCCTAGTATTAGAAAAAAAGATCAAGAAAGTCGAAAGCTTGACCGTTGAAAAAGCGGTAACTAAGTCCTAG
- a CDS encoding T9SS type A sorting domain-containing protein has product MSNMDSYFNQARESKPFIPSTEVIDGLKEKLNATEATNTHNTRRYTPSFPIFRTLRLWYLIGATTVVIILIIVADGLTPNDSGQNILGLKTEDFRIERVNQQRAALIRYLGKSENDSTQNVEVFFNKKQEQVNNAEIIPTLKVPREVLLKMGFRFEKEETIFEANVKGEGYLMISLAKKTHALTIDDTPLPDIKFEAISHPLFVSDMKGVQRTRFAFGRDPMKLKASYFNQLIDDLVPIAVPHPSEEEDYLGIFWFKSTEELFDQLVQKPDIKENSSTTLTKKDNTNQPTIRPLGNPFKGILNVEFSIPEADRVAIHLISIEGNIVRELMPINQLEAGNHNASFELYDLQRGVYLLQMITSAGRVTKRIIKE; this is encoded by the coding sequence ATGAGTAACATGGATTCATATTTTAATCAGGCAAGGGAGAGTAAACCGTTTATTCCTTCGACAGAAGTGATAGACGGGTTAAAAGAAAAATTAAACGCGACAGAAGCAACAAACACGCATAACACTAGACGCTATACACCCTCTTTTCCCATTTTCAGAACATTACGCCTCTGGTATTTGATAGGGGCTACGACAGTGGTAATCATACTAATTATTGTAGCTGACGGACTCACTCCAAATGATTCGGGCCAAAACATACTTGGCTTAAAAACAGAGGACTTTCGTATTGAACGTGTCAATCAACAAAGGGCGGCCCTCATAAGGTACTTAGGCAAATCGGAAAATGATTCTACTCAAAACGTAGAGGTATTCTTTAACAAAAAGCAGGAACAGGTGAACAATGCTGAAATAATCCCAACCCTTAAAGTTCCTCGAGAGGTTTTATTGAAAATGGGGTTTCGGTTTGAAAAGGAAGAAACAATATTCGAAGCCAATGTTAAAGGTGAGGGCTATTTGATGATAAGCCTAGCCAAGAAAACACATGCTTTGACCATTGATGACACCCCTTTACCTGATATTAAATTCGAAGCCATAAGCCATCCACTGTTTGTTTCAGACATGAAAGGTGTACAGCGAACACGTTTTGCCTTTGGCAGAGATCCGATGAAATTAAAAGCATCCTATTTCAATCAACTCATTGACGACCTAGTGCCTATTGCAGTACCACACCCTTCTGAAGAAGAAGATTATCTGGGCATATTCTGGTTTAAATCGACCGAGGAATTGTTTGATCAACTTGTGCAAAAACCGGATATCAAGGAAAATTCCAGTACAACGCTGACCAAAAAAGATAATACTAACCAACCAACAATTAGACCACTAGGGAATCCATTTAAAGGGATACTTAATGTGGAATTTTCTATCCCTGAAGCAGATAGAGTGGCCATTCATCTGATTTCAATTGAAGGCAACATTGTCAGAGAACTCATGCCGATCAACCAACTGGAGGCTGGTAACCATAATGCCTCCTTTGAACTGTATGATTTACAAAGAGGTGTCTACCTGCTACAAATGATCACGTCCGCTGGTCGCGTGACAAAAAGAATTATTAAAGAATAA
- a CDS encoding RNA polymerase sigma factor, with the protein MTKQEHFISLYNESHEQFVKFCHAMVGNSEEAKDLISETTLKAFEQLDQLKKQESFTPYLIGIARRLYFNKIRRKKIFTPLLFQHAERVVDTNAQADLSIEILLLYEALAKLPIKQKEALILFEINGFPLNEICDIQKTKLSAVKARLRRGRQKLRVLLEDGEVAENETKSNQKKHNPLLKELI; encoded by the coding sequence ATGACAAAACAGGAGCATTTTATATCTCTCTACAACGAAAGTCACGAGCAGTTCGTGAAATTTTGCCATGCTATGGTTGGTAACTCGGAGGAAGCAAAGGATTTAATTAGTGAAACCACGCTGAAGGCATTCGAACAATTAGATCAGCTAAAAAAGCAAGAATCTTTTACGCCATACTTAATTGGCATTGCACGAAGGCTCTATTTTAATAAAATACGTCGTAAAAAAATTTTCACACCTCTTCTATTTCAACATGCTGAGCGAGTGGTGGATACAAATGCTCAGGCCGATTTATCGATTGAGATTTTGCTACTCTACGAAGCGCTCGCCAAACTTCCCATAAAGCAAAAGGAGGCTCTCATACTATTCGAAATCAATGGCTTTCCGCTAAACGAAATATGTGATATACAAAAGACCAAACTTTCGGCTGTAAAAGCGAGGCTCAGAAGAGGAAGACAAAAACTTAGAGTACTGTTGGAGGATGGAGAAGTCGCTGAGAATGAAACTAAATCCAATCAAAAAAAGCATAACCCATTACTAAAAGAACTGATATGA
- a CDS encoding alpha/beta hydrolase, whose product MPAIAFQPTMLRLTPFMLLIFCLNSVSANDVKLAGKLSDNEIIESTILGYDLQYRVYTPPNHDQLKDLPVIYLTDGQWYLEAGSMHEIIDDLIGKGVIEPIVAVFVDNRDPRNLSNNRRNKQFLGYDNYVDFYREELVPHIEKRFNVSDAQEHRGIMGLSFGGLNATYFGAKASDTFHMLGIQSPALHPVPEIYDLYLKQDLLPLKIFLSTGSKNDTEIHARRLKSTLETKRYDFKYLEVDEGHNWRNWKPLLDDALIYFFGTK is encoded by the coding sequence ATGCCAGCCATTGCGTTTCAGCCTACTATGCTAAGACTAACACCATTTATGCTACTCATTTTTTGTCTGAATAGTGTTTCTGCAAATGATGTCAAGCTCGCAGGAAAACTAAGTGACAACGAAATTATCGAGAGTACTATTTTAGGATATGATTTGCAGTATCGAGTTTATACCCCGCCAAACCACGACCAGCTAAAAGATCTCCCAGTTATTTATTTAACGGACGGACAATGGTATTTAGAGGCAGGTAGCATGCATGAAATTATAGATGACTTAATCGGCAAAGGTGTTATTGAGCCAATAGTGGCCGTTTTTGTTGATAATCGTGATCCCCGTAACCTTTCAAATAATCGAAGAAACAAGCAATTCTTAGGTTATGATAATTACGTGGATTTCTATCGAGAAGAACTAGTGCCTCATATTGAAAAGAGGTTTAACGTGAGTGATGCGCAAGAGCACCGAGGCATTATGGGATTGTCTTTCGGAGGGTTAAATGCCACTTATTTTGGGGCGAAAGCATCTGATACATTTCATATGTTGGGAATTCAATCGCCAGCATTACACCCCGTTCCTGAGATTTACGACCTCTATTTGAAACAAGATTTGTTACCGCTGAAGATTTTTCTAAGTACTGGGTCAAAAAATGACACAGAAATACATGCCCGAAGGCTTAAAAGTACGCTGGAAACTAAACGCTATGATTTCAAATATCTAGAAGTGGATGAAGGTCATAATTGGCGGAATTGGAAACCCTTGCTAGATGATGCCCTGATTTACTTTTTCGGGACTAAATAG
- the paaD gene encoding 1,2-phenylacetyl-CoA epoxidase subunit PaaD produces the protein MVTALTKDIVKDWLEEVKDPEIPVLSLNDLGVITNIDVSPDHKVVVNMTPTFTGCPAMDVMQQDVKDVLEKRGISDYEVIVSFETQWNSNMISEKGRIALKDFGLAPPPGHDMIVDIDIIERAKCPHCDSEDTEMKTPFGPTLCRSMHYCNSCQQAFEQFKPI, from the coding sequence ATGGTAACAGCATTAACTAAGGATATTGTAAAAGACTGGCTGGAAGAAGTGAAGGATCCTGAGATTCCTGTTCTTTCATTAAACGATTTGGGGGTTATTACTAACATTGATGTTTCACCAGATCATAAGGTAGTTGTCAATATGACGCCGACTTTCACTGGTTGCCCAGCCATGGATGTGATGCAACAGGATGTGAAAGATGTCCTTGAAAAGCGAGGCATTTCAGATTATGAAGTGATTGTTTCTTTCGAAACGCAGTGGAATTCTAACATGATTTCAGAAAAAGGTCGAATTGCCTTGAAGGACTTCGGTTTAGCTCCACCTCCTGGGCATGACATGATTGTTGATATCGATATCATTGAAAGAGCAAAATGCCCACATTGCGATAGTGAAGATACAGAAATGAAGACTCCTTTTGGCCCTACACTATGCCGATCGATGCACTACTGCAACAGCTGTCAACAGGCGTTTGAACAGTTCAAACCTATTTAG